The nucleotide sequence AAATATATTGCTCGTCAACCAATTGTGCAAACAAACATAACTGTTCCTTTCACCTTCAATCACTCACCATCTTTTAATGATTGTGTCTCGCACAATGCTTGCTTGTGCTGTTGAATAATACAGGATTTCCATGGCAAAAGACAAAACTCTTCTTACTAAAGACAGCAATATCATTTTTGTCAGCGACCATAGATGAATGATATTTCCTTCTTCTGGAGGGCCAGggcctaatttttgcctgaaacTTCTTCTCATCCACTGTCTAACCCGTTTCAAGGAACTTCAAAGAATGATGCTAAGTAACAACAAGTAAACTATTTGGCATGACCTCCTATAAATTTACTAGTCTAGTATCATCTTCTAATTCCATTCAATTCTCCTGATTTAGTGGAAAGGAATAATGGAGAAAAGTAGCCCAAAGTTCGTAACAAACACTCAAAATGGTCACAAGAAATGGGTTTGTCGCGTGTTGCTTGCTTTTGACTACTAGAGTCCGTCCACTGAGACTGCTGATATGGTCCATAGGTAACCTTCCTGACCCGGCCAAGGAATTTAGAATTTTacagagaatgagagaaagcaATATAAGGTAGCAATCTGACATGAGATGTTCCAGAGAAGTAAAGAACTAATAGAGATGGAGCATCAATCCTGTTATTCTCAAATGCAGAGAGCTATCAAAGAAAATGGAGGCTCGACATTGCTGGTTCCAgcatttttttatgaataaacATGATAGGCTAACCATAAGcttatgaaaattaaaaaaagaaaaagaaaagaagctaaCTATGTTTTCATCTATACTGGAAAGATGAATCATTACTAATTGAAACTAATGTAAATTTTCTACTGATCCGCATTTATTCTTTCTTCCTTCTATGAAAACTAAGGGAATTATTCTGtccatgatttaaaaaaaaaaaaactctcctcCCAGAGAAGATAAATTGCGGATCATCCGAGAAATTCAATGTACCTACATGACCATGGAAGATGGGAAAGATTTGTCACCTCCTCCTTCCCATCATACCCCTTACACGTTGTAATACTCGaacaaattcaaaaaacaaagtTTCATAAAATATAGACGAGTCATAACCTGGCATATTTCCAGCACGGGGCTCCACCTTAGAACTTTTTGCAGAGAGAGTGCAAGGGTTCTGACAGATAATAAAATCAAAGCCACCAAACTTCTCAAACAGTGTCTCAATCTTGCTAGCTGTTAGCTTCTGAATCTCCTCAATTTGTTCCAACTGCCCAGTTTGCCCACTACTATGCCACCATCTTCTAAGAACCCTTCTCTTTGCTTCAGAAGTCTCTACTGATACAACACCTTTCAAATGGATACCAAGACGGTATAAACTAACTTCGGCTCCACCAATACCGCTAAAGAGTGATAAAATTGTCAATCCTTCCGGGAACATAGACTTCAAGACAGAGAGATGATATCCCAAAGTGTCAGTCTGGAAGCAATACCTCAATGACTCCAGTCTCTCTGTTAAACTACTCTCAGGTGATTGAGTGTGATTTGCAGGATAGCCTAGAATGCGTTCCAAATGTTCAGGATCTAATGGCCCCAGTTTGTATGGCCCAATCCACACAAGATTCGATTTTTGGCAATGACGAAGGATGTCTCTTAGCTGTTCCGGTGAAGGCATTCCTTGAGAATTGCTcaaaatctttccaagcctatCACACAGCTGCGGTATTCCATTCATCTCAGAATTAATGCAGCTGACATGCTTCCTAACATCCCAAGATGGCCACCATTTCTTTGTATGCGGCATTGCTTCTTGAATTGTCATTGGTGGTTTAGGAAGGATGTGAAGCCTATTTTCAGTAGGAAGATTGTGTATGTAACCTTCCTCCCTACACACTGCAGAGAAGAATTGAGCGTTCACAAATTCAGGCTCAATTGCATACAAGAACTTGGATACTTTGGTCCAAACATTGTCAGACACGTTCACAATATCCCCATAAAAGAAATAAGGAGGATTAGCCACCACATGGTCAAGACTCCTGCATGGCTTGGATTTGAATACATTGGGTGTTCCGAATCTGGTGATTGTAGGGTCGACTTTCTCCTCTAGCCATGTAGGTTCAACATAATAGCCTGAGTCATTACCATACTCCTGTTTAGGTCTTTTCCCACCCTCATTTTCCTCAAAGTGACTTTTATGTCTGAACTGATAAACTGTAGCTGGAAAATCATCCCTGCATTCTTCTTTTGGTCTTTTCCCTTTATAGGTTTCGCTTGAGATAATAGTTGTGGAATTGGAGACAGTATCTAAGCTGATATTCTCAGTTTTTATTTTAAAGGGATCATATGTAGTGCGTCTTCGGCCAGCTTCATCCCGCATTCCAAAAGATGCATGATTCTTTGCAAACTGTGAATGGCTGGAACTAGACACCATGGAGGAAAGCTGCAAGGAATTTAAATTAAGACATCTGTTCACAAACTAATCAGTGAATAGAAAAATAATGAGACCATATGCATTCACGAAGTTTCAAGAGTACACAGAATCAACCAAGAGCCAAAATTGTTTAACACTAAGTATAACTATTACCAAATAGCTTCAGAAGGTTCCATGAATATCATTAGAGAAAACATATATGGACCTAATAAGTACAGTTGCAAAAACCCTAATTGTCAAAGTTTGTTGTGGATGAATAATATACTGTTAACCCAGGGGCATCAAGCAACATCAACAAGGTGTTACAAGATGTGTGCCCCTGCATACTTACGTAAAACCAAAAACAACTAAGAAGTGAATTAAATTGAGCCCCATCCATACTCACAGATGGCTTCAGTCATATCAGTATGCTGACACCATTAACAGCTTAACTAGAATGCAAAGTGATTAAGACATAGATCTGCAGAACCTTCAATGACTGATCATGATAGGTTAAGGGATCCTCAATCCAGAACTCTCCATTTTTTCATTGCAACATCATAGTGAGAAATTACTATAGATACCATGTAGGGAAATGCAATATAGGGACTCAATAAAAGACATTAGTTGATACTTTAAGAAATGAGACTTCCATTCAACTGTAGTCAAGTGGAAATCAGTCTCAGCAGACACTTAAGTCAAGGAAAATCTTAGGGTCAGAACTAAAATCGTTGAGTAGAGAGGGTTAATGAGCTAAAAACCTTAGCTTTGCCCAAATTGTGTCCACCAATCGGATCTCCGCAAATTGATCCCGCAAGCTGTTGAATAGTAGCTTCTGAACCTGAAAGATGGCAAGCAATAATAATATTAAGCTGATTAAAAGGTAGCCAGTtgcagaaaaaaagagaaaaatattttatgatttatttattcaaaCTGTTGAAAGATAAAAGGTCAGGATATCTTGTGCACAcaataattcaaaataaaaagctttcagaaaaaaaaaaaaaactgaagaaaggaaagaaataaaataaaataaaaagagcaTCAATGAATTTTGCAATAATGATCTCGTTAGGTGAAACAATGTTTACCAAGGAACAAAAAGTAGACTGCTTAGAGATCATAGGTTCACCTCAAACTTACAAACCACAATTAAACGAGAATGTTATGGCAGGATTGTTATGTTTCCACTCCCATTGAATGGGATGTCATATGCATGaactgttgaaattgttaaaagattgaaaaacaacaaaatattaaGAACATGCAGTTTTGAAATAATAAGCtttaaaggtaaaaaaaagaaaaaaaaaagagcatcaAATAATTTTGGTGCGATGATTTCATTGGGTGAAATGTGAAGCTATTGTTACCAAGCAACAAAAAATAGATCATTAGAGATATAAGTAATTCAGGTcaacttacaagttacaatacatcgttaaatgagaAAGTCATGCATGTTTTCATTTCTGGATATGCAAAACAAGACTTTATATTGCCAACATTCATGATTCAACCAAGATTAACCAAATATGCTTGACAAATGAGACACTGtatgcaaaaataaataaatgtactGACAGCTAAAAACCCCAAAGCATTTTACAACAGAGCTATTTTTTAGAAAGATAATAAGTTCAtcaaaaggctttgatgatgatgacaagttcattaaaaaaggcaaagagaataataaaaaagacaTTCATACTCAGACATCTCTTGCAATGTGGAAAGTAAAAGTAGTCAACTGTAAGAGAACACATCTCCTACAGCACATAGGAGATTTATCATACTCATTGATATCTCTTGCAATGCTCCACACGAACACTGAAATTTGCAACAATACTTACCAAGCCTCTCAATTGCTAATGAAACTTCATTCTCAGAGAAACCCATCTCAAGTAAACGAAGTGTTTTCTCCATAGTCCCAAATAAGGATTCATCATTACAATCCTGTTAATCACAAAGACAACAAAGTATCGGATACTATTAGTATTTACATATACCATCAGAGTCTGGATGAAAAACATATGAAAGAATGAATGACAGAAATCAGAAATGCACTGGAGCTCCTAATGTCACATCTTCTAATGAATACAAAAGAGAGCTTATACAAAGTTCAACATGATCAATTATGCAGTTTATGCCCTTGATGCCCCAAAACCGTTTTCTAACAAATTATTTCTCATAGAATGATTATTGACAACCTCATTATTCACTGCAACATGGGGAGGCATATCATCTGTTTCCCTTTCCTGCTTCACAGCAATTTGATTGGCAGTGATGAAGTCCA is from Tripterygium wilfordii isolate XIE 37 chromosome 14, ASM1340144v1, whole genome shotgun sequence and encodes:
- the LOC120015501 gene encoding probable inactive DNA (cytosine-5)-methyltransferase DRM3 isoform X2; its protein translation is MGEDTKNSNGEGSSARGDSKALVPKAENLDLEMPSETTHSRPHGDSVPSLPEKSIRDAFIGMGFSPSLVDQTMKEIGDENADLLLDTLMASSGLQSSSSESSDSLDSLFDDEDSSGPPQFSSGVLRKEEPDVVSVNDYKRESLLSMNFSVNEVNFAMDKHGQDASISDLVDFITANQIAVKQERETDDMPPHVAVNNEDCNDESLFGTMEKTLRLLEMGFSENEVSLAIERLGSEATIQQLAGSICGDPIGGHNLGKAKLSSMVSSSSHSQFAKNHASFGMRDEAGRRRTTYDPFKIKTENISLDTVSNSTTIISSETYKGKRPKEECRDDFPATVYQFRHKSHFEENEGGKRPKQEYGNDSGYYVEPTWLEEKVDPTITRFGTPNVFKSKPCRSLDHVVANPPYFFYGDIVNVSDNVWTKVSKFLYAIEPEFVNAQFFSAVCREEGYIHNLPTENRLHILPKPPMTIQEAMPHTKKWWPSWDVRKHVSCINSEMNGIPQLCDRLGKILSNSQGMPSPEQLRDILRHCQKSNLVWIGPYKLGPLDPEHLERILGYPANHTQSPESSLTERLESLRYCFQTDTLGYHLSVLKSMFPEGLTILSLFSGIGGAEVSLYRLGIHLKGVVSVETSEAKRRVLRRWWHSSGQTGQLEQIEEIQKLTASKIETLFEKFGGFDFIICQNPCTLSAKSSKVEPRAGNMPGYDSSIFYETLFFEFVRVLQRVRGMMGRRR
- the LOC120015501 gene encoding probable inactive DNA (cytosine-5)-methyltransferase DRM3 isoform X1, with the translated sequence MGEDTKNSNGEGSSARGDSKALVPKAENLDLEMPSETTHSRPHGDSVPSLPEKSIRDAFIGMGFSPSLVDQTMKEIGDENADLLLDTLMASSGLQSSSSESSDSLDSLFDDEDSSGPPQFSSGVLRKEEPDVVSVNDYKRESLLSMNFSVNEVNFAMDKHGQDASISDLVDFITANQIAVKQERETDDMPPHVAVNNEVDCNDESLFGTMEKTLRLLEMGFSENEVSLAIERLGSEATIQQLAGSICGDPIGGHNLGKAKLSSMVSSSSHSQFAKNHASFGMRDEAGRRRTTYDPFKIKTENISLDTVSNSTTIISSETYKGKRPKEECRDDFPATVYQFRHKSHFEENEGGKRPKQEYGNDSGYYVEPTWLEEKVDPTITRFGTPNVFKSKPCRSLDHVVANPPYFFYGDIVNVSDNVWTKVSKFLYAIEPEFVNAQFFSAVCREEGYIHNLPTENRLHILPKPPMTIQEAMPHTKKWWPSWDVRKHVSCINSEMNGIPQLCDRLGKILSNSQGMPSPEQLRDILRHCQKSNLVWIGPYKLGPLDPEHLERILGYPANHTQSPESSLTERLESLRYCFQTDTLGYHLSVLKSMFPEGLTILSLFSGIGGAEVSLYRLGIHLKGVVSVETSEAKRRVLRRWWHSSGQTGQLEQIEEIQKLTASKIETLFEKFGGFDFIICQNPCTLSAKSSKVEPRAGNMPGYDSSIFYETLFFEFVRVLQRVRGMMGRRR